One window of the Natrinema sp. CBA1119 genome contains the following:
- a CDS encoding GNAT family N-acetyltransferase: protein MTGPRETVRSGYSYLTTDPDLEKSIGFREVDPDRDLGRLHAWLNSDHVLPYWEQDDPLLQVRETINERARNEDQTLYIGYLDHTPMSYWESYWAARDRIGDYYDADQTDQGIHLLIGPPEYLGEGYGAPLVRAMVGFQFQHPETERIVTEPDIRNERAIRVFEKCGFEAAHEVDLPDKTGLLMFCDRDRFEEGGA, encoded by the coding sequence ATGACCGGACCGCGGGAGACGGTGCGGTCGGGGTACAGTTATCTCACAACCGATCCCGACCTCGAGAAGTCCATCGGTTTCCGGGAGGTGGATCCGGACCGCGACCTCGGTCGCCTTCACGCGTGGCTCAACAGCGATCACGTCCTCCCCTACTGGGAGCAGGACGATCCGCTGTTGCAGGTACGGGAGACGATCAACGAACGGGCGCGAAACGAGGACCAGACGCTCTACATCGGCTATCTGGACCACACGCCAATGAGCTACTGGGAATCGTACTGGGCCGCCCGAGATCGGATCGGCGACTACTACGACGCGGACCAGACCGATCAGGGGATCCACTTACTCATCGGCCCCCCCGAGTACCTCGGCGAGGGGTACGGGGCCCCGCTGGTGCGGGCGATGGTTGGCTTCCAGTTCCAGCACCCCGAGACGGAGCGCATCGTCACCGAACCGGACATCCGGAATGAGCGGGCCATCCGCGTGTTCGAGAAATGCGGCTTCGAGGCCGCACACGAGGTCGATCTGCCGGACAAAACTGGACTGCTCATGTTCTGTGACCGGGACCGCTTCGAGGAGGGGGGCGCATGA